In the genome of Natronincola ferrireducens, the window TTTTCTTCTTAGGACTTACTTGGGTATTTTTTTGACTCAAGAAACCAGATTCTTTTTTCATGATGTTATTTTCCCCTCCCCTTATAAATTTTTAGCGATTATTTATCCCCTTCCACTAACCTCCTTATTGAGATCAGTAGATTGAAAAAATTATAGTATATATCAATACTTATATATATTATACCTTGTTATACGAGAAATTGCTACATATTTAGATAATTAATTAACAATATCCAAGGGTCTAGGGGATTGTAGATATTGATGTCCTATACTAAGGGTAGTCTATATAATGAAAGGTTAATTGATAAAAAGTTTATATGTACTAAAGTTATATCATTATAAAATCAGTGGATTTAAAGGGAGGAAAAATAAATATATTTATACTAGTTTAGAAAAAATTAAAATATTTAGTTTGATTTTTAGATTTATTCTAATGTTTTTATTATTTAGGTACTGTATAATTATTTACAATAATTAAATTAATATTTAACAAGATAAAATTTTCAAAAATATTTAGGGGGTGTAGTTTATGAAGTACTATGAAATCGAATTGGTTCAAGCTGCTAAAACACTGGTGGAAGACATGTTCAAAGCAAAAAAAGGTGAGACCTTTATCATTACAGCTGATACTGAAACCGATGAAAGAGTGGTTAATGCTACAGCACAGGCTGTATTCACTGCCGGTGCTAAACCAATGATTATTTGGGTAGCAGCGCCATCGGGAGTCGGTAAAGCCGCTGATCCTGATTTGCCAGTTGATGCATTATCTGGAGCTTTAAAGCATACAGATGCATGGATAGAGTTTAATAACAAATGGCTACTTTATTCAACACCATTTGAAAGAGCAGTGGAAGAGAATAAGAAATTAAGATACATGAACCTAGTGGGTATGAATCCTGATATGATGATTAGATTAATCGGTAAGATAGACACAGAATTATTAAAAACATTTATGATTAAGGTTAAGGATATGACAAAAGCTGCAAAGAAAGTTAAGATAACAACTCCTGCCGGTACAGATCTTGAATTTGAAAATAATCCTAGCCACCCATTTAGCTGTGATTATGGAAAGGCAGATGAACCGGGTATCCATTATCTTTCAGGGCAGATAGGATGGTGTCCAGAATTTGATACAATAAACGGCAAGTTAGTTTTCGATGGTTCTCTTGAACCACCCCTTAGAATGCTTAAAGAATCTGTAGTCCTACATATAGAAAAGGGAAGAGTTGTAGATATCGAGGGGGGCAAGGAGGCTTTAGACTTTAAAAATTGGTTGGAAGCCTTTAATGATCCAAATATGTTAAGGCTAGCCCATATTTGCTATGGATTTAATCCTGGCGCAAAGCTTACTGGTGATATTGTTGAAGATGAAAGAATATGGGGATGTACAGAGTGGGGTCTTGGTTATCAAAGTCAAGAGGATGCTCCACCAGATGGCATTCCAGCCGTATCCCATTGCGATGGCATATGCCTAAATACCTCTATATGGTTGGATGGAGTACAGCTATTGGACAAGGGAATTGTAGTACATGAAGAGGTAAAGGATTTAGCAGATAAGTTAATTAAATAATATTCAATTACAAAACACCCCATCTATAAAAAAGATTTTTTATAGATGGGGTGTTTTTATCATTGTCGTAATCATTAGTAACTGCCCTATAAACCTTTAGCATAGTTTTCAAGAGAATATTTAACTCCCTCCCAATTTGTTTCTTCATTGGTTCCTAGGATAAGTCTTATTCTTTTATTATTGTTTATAAGATTTTGGATTGTTTTTAAAATATTGGACCAAATTTTGTAGAATTAAAAAATCTCTGCAAAACAGGGTTGTTTGCTGGGGATATAGAATTAAATAAAAAGTACTTAAACAAATTAAATAATACAATTGGGAGGGAAACCACCATGCCAGTAAAGGTTAGAAATGTTTTGGATTTAGATATATTTCAAGAGGTCAACATAATTGCTGGAGAGCAAGGTTTAAATAAAGAAATTCACAGAGTAAGTTTTGTAGATTGTCCCATAAGTAGTGATGTTATCGATAAAGGCATAATGAGGAAAGGAGATTTTTATTTATCAAGTCTATTTGCTGCAAAGGATAGCATAGATTCTATGTTACAGCTAATTAATATTTTAAGCCAATCAAAATCAAGTGGCATTTGTATAATTAACGAATATATTGATAGCGTTCCAGAGGAAGTTATAAACCTTGCTAATAAAAACTCTTTACCAATATTTCTTGCAGATAAAAATATTTCTTATGCAGATATTATTAAAAGCATTATGGAGTTGATAGTAAAAAGCAAAGAGGACACCATTAATGAAATGAAGATTAAAAGCATTTTAAAATTAGATCAGGATGAAAAAATTCTTCAAGCTGCCTATGACTTAAACAATAATTTTATGGAAAATATTATTGCTTTCTATTTAATAGCTGAAAATGATAATGGAAATTTCAATTATATTTGTGAAAATATAAATTCCAGGGACCCTTGGCTAGCACTAAAATATGACAATGGGATTTTAGTAATATTAAGTTCCCATCAATCAAATGATATGAAAAATCTAAAAAATTTTTTTCAAAGTTTAGTTGAAACAACCTGTAAAGATTACACATTGGGAATAAGTAATGAATATGGGGAACTTAAAGATTTAAAAAAAGCGGTACTAGAGGCCATATTTTCTTGTGATTTTTCAAATATACTGGGGAAAAAGACGGTGGAGTATAATGAACTTGGTGTATACAGCTTACTTATGTCTATAAAACATAAAATAGAATTAAAGGAATTTTATAATAAAACCATACTTCCATTGAAGCAATATGATGGGAAGTATAAAATGGATCTTTTCCACACAGCAATCCACTTTATAGATAATGATGGAGATTATAAAAAAACTGCCAACAGTTTGTTTCAGCATGAAAATACAATAAGGTATAGAATAACTAGAATGAAACAAATACTTCATATGGAAGATAAGAATATAGAGTTCTATATGCAACTATCTATTGGTGTAAAAATTCATAAGCTTATCAATTACTTTGAGAAAACCCTTTGAGTGTAAAAGACACCTTTAATCCATATAATTTGTAAAGTAAATAGTTTTTAAATAATATACTCCAATACAAGGGCTTTTGCTCATTATTAATAATAAATATTTTAACCACAAACATTTACAAATAGTAAATATTATAGTATCTTATGGAAGAGGTTAAGAAATTTTCTTAGGAGATTAACCTTTTCTTTATCAATCTAAGAAAGGTGTTACACTTTGCAAATCCTGTATAGGATGATTATGATAAATTCCTTCATAAATATAAAATATTGAAGGTGGCTTAATAGTAGAAGGAGGCAGTAATAAATGAAGAACTTAGATAATAGATTCTTAACAAGATTTTACTACGTTATTATAGATGATGAAACTGACGAAGAGGGGGTTATAGTTTCTAGTCATAACAACCCTGAAGAAGCAAAAAAATTGATTTTCTATTTTCAAGCAAAGGTGTATAACGATATTTGTGACAATATTCATTTAGATAAAGAAGATGTTTCCAACCTTTTAACACAATATTATGGTTTTAGAAGAGAAAGACTCTTTGATGCAAATCAAAGGATTGAAACCATTGAATTGATTAGTGTTTGGGATGAGATGATAGACAGTTTTGATAAGATTTTTACTGAGGCTAAATATCAAAATATTGATGTTGAAGATGAATTACTGGAGATTATAGAGGAACATGACAACTTCTTTATTTTCATCAATGCTGCTACTAACCTACCAAATTGGGTAGAGGACATTTACATAGAACCCCTCACCATGAAGGTTACCCACAATGGCGTATTGATACAGGGATTAGAGCTTCTATCTGATGAAGAGGCTGATCGAATCCAAGAATTTTATCCTAAAGCCAAATTTTTTGATGCAAATACCCTTTTCTTTAATTTCAAGGATTTTCCGCCAGAAAAATATACCTTTGGATGGAATGGAAGACATATTACAATCCAAGAGGTGCAGGAATACCCTGATAAACCAACAGAAATAATAAGACAAATGAATATTGGATACTATCTCAATACAATGGATATGAGATTGCCAATAAAAACATTAAAGGATTTACAGATGTTGAAGAAAAAAATGAGGTTACTATAGTTTTTAAGGAAAGAAAGGATAAGAAATAAGATAGACATCAATCCAAAGAAGGGAGCAGAAGGAATGGAGGAAAAAGAGTTAAAAGCTTATGAGGTGTTGGAACAATTAAACATCCCCTATAAAAAATATACCCATCCCCCTGTAGCAACGATTGCTGCAATAGAAGAACTAGATGAAAAGATGGAAGTAATGCATTTTAAAAATTTGTTTCTGAGGAATTCTAAGGGGGATAAGCATTACTTAGTATTGGTGGATAGTACAAAGAAAGCCAACACCAAGTTGATTGCTAGAGAAATTGGCAGCACCAGACTAAGTTTTGCATCCGATGAGAGGTTAGAAAAACATTTAGGCTTACAGCCAGGAGCTGTATCTCCTATGGGGTTAATCTATGACAAAAACAAAGAGGTGGAAGTGTTAATCGATAAGGATTTAACCTTCCAAGAAAAGGTGACCCTCCACCCTAATGTCAATACCGCCAGTGTTACCATAACCTATGGAGATCTTTTAAGGTTTTTGGATTGGTGCGGCAACAAAAGACAGTTTGTAGAAATACCATAATATATATAAGTAGAAATTGGTTGATACTTTTACGTTGACTGATTTCTATTTTTTTACAAAATTCCACCCTAATAAAGGGTTTTAAAGGGTCTATCTAGAAAAATAATAGGGTTAAGAAATAAGCCATAACCAATTGTTAAGACATAGTTCCATCGAGTGGAAAGGAGGCAGTTATGAAGGAGTCAGACAATCATGAAGTAAAGATAGAGGAAAAACAAGATCGGATTTTTTCAGTTTTAACAGGTATAACAGCGGTGGCGGGAGTTGCAGTAGTTTTTTTGTTTTTTTATAGAGCCTTTGGCCATGTTCTTGTAGGGGCATTAACCATAGCCTATATAACAGGATTTTTTATGAAGCCCCTTATTACTATTATAAGGGAAAGTAAAGATAGACTTATATCCCTTCAGGAAAAGTTGTTTTTAGGATTAAGAGCCCTCTTAATTCTTATAGGTATTCAGTCAGCCTATATGATTTTTGCATCTCCTGAATACAATTTATATTGGAATTACTGGATTTTTGTAGGGATTTTGTTATTGTTAGCATGGATAACAGGAAGAGAAAATAAAAAAAGAAAGACGGATTCAGAGGAGGAAGTAGAGGAAGAAGAGTTAAGGGGATTTAAAAAGCTTAAAAAATTTAAAAGGGTAGGGGGGTTCCTATTATCTGCAATTGTAGCCCTATCTAATTTCTATTCCCTGTATACTCCTAAAAAAATTATAGCCCTAGAGGACTTAGCTCTTCCCAACTACATTTCTATGGAGGAAAGGGATGAGGTAGAAGCAACCTATGGTAGTACAGCCTATCTATTTCAACATCGGGAAACCATAACTATTGATGATGAAGAAACCCTACAGAAATTGATAGACAGCTTGGAAGGGAAAACATTGGAAAATATTCGCTACATAGAAGAACTAAATTATATGAAAATGAAGGGGATTGAAAGCCCCTATTATAGAGGTTATACCCATTATGAAGGAGCCGGTTCTTTGAAACAAGCCTGTAATGGTGAAAAGACCAGTTATATTTATGGTTTAGAGATTTATCCCAACGGTAGAGTTTACTTGATAATGTATACAGGGGGGCGACGACGGTGGACAGAGAACTTTCAAGTAGAGTTGGATTATAAAATAATAGAAACCCTATTACAGGAGGCAATTACTTTGAAATAGGGCTTTAAAGCAAACTACAAGAATCTAGTATAATTTATCAATAATTTCTCTCCAACATAGAAAAGATAGCTCTAACCCCCTGCCACCAGTTGGGATCTTCGGCATATCGCCTATTCAACCAATAAAAGGGGTCTACATGGGGAGGTAAATCTCCCAAGCTGTTATAAATCGTCCTAGCTGTAATAGCGGCTGTCTCCTCTAAAGTAGTATTATAGGCTTGCCAGCTGCCAAAGACATTAAAGGGATTATTGATCATAACATCACTATTTGGATGATCCTTTGGGATGAAGGCCTGTTCATGTCCAGCAATGGCAAATAATAAAAGAGGATTCAAATCAAAGGCTTTAGCAGTAGATACAATATAAGTAAAATAAGGCTCATCCATCAATAGAGAATTTCTTTTCTTTAAATATCCCTTTAGATTTCCTTCATCAATATCACGATAGAAAAAATAATGGGGAAAATTTCTATTAGGATTTTGAAAACGGAGGGTGACATAAGATGGCAATGGGAGGACTTCTTCCTCAAAGGAGACAATGGGGTTTATACTATTGTTTATAGTAGTAGATGGACTATTGATTAAGGGAAAAGCCAGCATTAATATAATGAAGGAACTTAAAACCCAAGGGATAGCCTTAGGATTAGGTGCAACAGCCTCCTCCTCTTGATTTTTACCATAATAGCTTTCTAATACATCTTCATGCAATGGCTCATCCATATGTTGATTAACCCACTTTGTTAAGCTAGTGAAAAAATGTTGGGAGGGTTCATGACTAGAGATAAGGGCTTCAAATACTTCATCGGCAAAAAGGTCTTGTTTTTTATTAAGGAGAATTTCCTCCACAAAATGATGGGTAATAGAATCATGAACAGGAAGCTCCAGATGTGACAAATCTCTTTTCACAACATAACTAATGGAATTCCATAGTATAGCCTCCCTTTTTTCTTCCTCCAAAGCTTCGTACTTCTGATAAATATAAATTTTAAAGTTTTCAATATCTGTTTGAGATATTATTTTTTTGTTTTTTAAGGTGTTTAAAACGTCCATACTTTTAAAACCCCTCTATCAATAAGGTTTAATATGTATATAATAGCATATATTGTAAAATAACAAAAGGAAAACTAACCTATAGAAGGCTAAAGGCTGGTTAAATTTAAGGATAAAAAACCTGAAGAATTATTGAATAATAGATTGTTAAGGGGTATGATGGAAATAGGGGAGAGATGAAAGAAAGATAAAGCTTTTACTCGGCAGGGGCTCCTATATAAAGGCTAAGGTGATAACGATGAAGAGGATTCCTATTATGAATATTGAAATAGATAAAAAAAGGGTTTTTAAAGCCATACAGCTCCAGGAGGATAGTCCTGCTTATAAGGAGACTAATAAATTATACGATCTTTTAGAAAAACAAATAAAGCATGTTGTTTCTCCTGAAATTATTTATCACCTAGATCATAAGCTAGACGTAAAAGTAGGAAAAAGCTACGAAGACAGCCAAAGGTCGTTGTATGTGGTGGTCACCCTAGGAGGAAAAATAACAGAATCAATTGCTACTTATTTCAATGAAAACCAATATTTAAAGGCATATGTTATGAATGCTTTAGCCGATGGCATGCTTTTTTCCATGGTGGAAATAAGTCGTCAATATGTTTATGAATTTGCCAAAGAAAACCATATGAATCTTACAGAAAAACTGTCTCCAGGGGATAATATTCCTTTGGAACTTCAAAAACCTATCTTAGAAAAAATTGATCCAAAGGGTGACTTAGATATAAGGATTACAGAAGGGTATATGCTAGATCCTGAAAAATCTGGGGCTTGGATGTATGGTGTCTACATGGGACAATCATTAGATGAAAACAAGGAGCATGATTGTAGGGGCTGCCACAAGAAAAATTGTCTATGGAGAGAAGAAAATGATGAAGTTAATTGTTAAAAGCCAAGAGGGTTCAAAAACATTAGATATACATAAGGAAAAATCAATACTAAGCTTGTTGCAGGAAGCCAATATTTATTTATCAGCTCCCTGTGACGGCAGAGGCACCTGTGGAAAATGCAAGATAAAGGTTTTAAAAGGAAACCTAGGGATAACCTTAAAGGATCAAGTGCATTTTTCCCATGAAGAGTTAGATAGAGGTTATAGGCTTGCCTGTTCTGCCTATCCGGAGGGTGACATAGAAATAGCTATTGAAACAGTAGAAAAGGGGTTTGCTGTTGTTACAGAATTTCAAGGATATAATAACAGAATAAATCATGGTTTTGAAGTAATAGATATTGACCTAAGTGATGGGAATTGGCAGGATACCAAGAGTATGGTGGGAGCTATCCAAAGAAACCTAGGTAAAACCTATAAAGTATCCTATAAAGCTTTGAAGAGGTTATCAGTTATAACAAACCCTTATATTAGCACTTCAAGCCTCCATGAAAGGTCAAGCCTACAGCTACTGGTGAAGGATACAAACATAGTAGATGTATTTTATAAGGAAACCATTGGCCTTTATGGTGTAGCCATTGATATAGGGACTACCACCTTAGGCTTTCACTTGATTAACCTCCAGCAGGGAGAAATAATAAAAACCTATTCAATGCTGAACTCCCAAAGAATTTATGGAGCTGATGTCATAGCTAGAGTTCAAAGGGCTAACGCTGGAAAGCTAGAAGTCTTAAATCAACTTATTAAACAGGATATCATAACAGGAATAGAAAATCTTTTAAAGGATGCTGATATTGACAAAGGAAACATATACTCTATAGCAATAGCTGGGAACACCACCATGCTGCATCTTTTATTAAAGCTTTCCCCTGAGACATTGGGACAGTTTCCCTTTACTGCTGTTACTTTGGAACTAATATCCTTCAGTTTTAAAGAAATATTTGATAGTCCTCTCTTAG includes:
- a CDS encoding M29 family metallopeptidase, with amino-acid sequence MKYYEIELVQAAKTLVEDMFKAKKGETFIITADTETDERVVNATAQAVFTAGAKPMIIWVAAPSGVGKAADPDLPVDALSGALKHTDAWIEFNNKWLLYSTPFERAVEENKKLRYMNLVGMNPDMMIRLIGKIDTELLKTFMIKVKDMTKAAKKVKITTPAGTDLEFENNPSHPFSCDYGKADEPGIHYLSGQIGWCPEFDTINGKLVFDGSLEPPLRMLKESVVLHIEKGRVVDIEGGKEALDFKNWLEAFNDPNMLRLAHICYGFNPGAKLTGDIVEDERIWGCTEWGLGYQSQEDAPPDGIPAVSHCDGICLNTSIWLDGVQLLDKGIVVHEEVKDLADKLIK
- a CDS encoding PucR family transcriptional regulator — translated: MPVKVRNVLDLDIFQEVNIIAGEQGLNKEIHRVSFVDCPISSDVIDKGIMRKGDFYLSSLFAAKDSIDSMLQLINILSQSKSSGICIINEYIDSVPEEVINLANKNSLPIFLADKNISYADIIKSIMELIVKSKEDTINEMKIKSILKLDQDEKILQAAYDLNNNFMENIIAFYLIAENDNGNFNYICENINSRDPWLALKYDNGILVILSSHQSNDMKNLKNFFQSLVETTCKDYTLGISNEYGELKDLKKAVLEAIFSCDFSNILGKKTVEYNELGVYSLLMSIKHKIELKEFYNKTILPLKQYDGKYKMDLFHTAIHFIDNDGDYKKTANSLFQHENTIRYRITRMKQILHMEDKNIEFYMQLSIGVKIHKLINYFEKTL
- a CDS encoding prolyl-tRNA synthetase associated domain-containing protein, translated to MEEKELKAYEVLEQLNIPYKKYTHPPVATIAAIEELDEKMEVMHFKNLFLRNSKGDKHYLVLVDSTKKANTKLIAREIGSTRLSFASDERLEKHLGLQPGAVSPMGLIYDKNKEVEVLIDKDLTFQEKVTLHPNVNTASVTITYGDLLRFLDWCGNKRQFVEIP
- a CDS encoding glucosaminidase domain-containing protein, whose product is MDVLNTLKNKKIISQTDIENFKIYIYQKYEALEEEKREAILWNSISYVVKRDLSHLELPVHDSITHHFVEEILLNKKQDLFADEVFEALISSHEPSQHFFTSLTKWVNQHMDEPLHEDVLESYYGKNQEEEAVAPNPKAIPWVLSSFIILMLAFPLINSPSTTINNSINPIVSFEEEVLPLPSYVTLRFQNPNRNFPHYFFYRDIDEGNLKGYLKKRNSLLMDEPYFTYIVSTAKAFDLNPLLLFAIAGHEQAFIPKDHPNSDVMINNPFNVFGSWQAYNTTLEETAAITARTIYNSLGDLPPHVDPFYWLNRRYAEDPNWWQGVRAIFSMLERNY
- a CDS encoding ASKHA domain-containing protein yields the protein MKTRSMIVGAATRKIVYGEKKMMKLIVKSQEGSKTLDIHKEKSILSLLQEANIYLSAPCDGRGTCGKCKIKVLKGNLGITLKDQVHFSHEELDRGYRLACSAYPEGDIEIAIETVEKGFAVVTEFQGYNNRINHGFEVIDIDLSDGNWQDTKSMVGAIQRNLGKTYKVSYKALKRLSVITNPYISTSSLHERSSLQLLVKDTNIVDVFYKETIGLYGVAIDIGTTTLGFHLINLQQGEIIKTYSMLNSQRIYGADVIARVQRANAGKLEVLNQLIKQDIITGIENLLKDADIDKGNIYSIAIAGNTTMLHLLLKLSPETLGQFPFTAVTLELISFSFKEIFDSPLLDCGVVLLPGLDAYIGADIVAGVLYHEFSKTEEINMLIDIGTNGEMVIGNKHSMLATATAAGPAFEGGNITCGTGCIMGAITSITYNGQTFNYETMGNKKPVGICGSGIIDIMAEGLRYGWIDSTGRLSEAFSNGEVVFYQNSGGDRINFTQKDIREVQLAKSALRSGIECLIKQYDVDYDAIKRIYLAGGFGSNINIEAAMKIGLLPREFKDKIKFVGNTSLGGAVKYLLDRNCGKDLEAIMKAAKPINLSTDPQFNHLFMENMLFQ